A window of the Ardenticatenales bacterium genome harbors these coding sequences:
- a CDS encoding glycosyltransferase family 2 protein, producing MPAASIIIPHWNGKQHLDDCLGSLRRQTRADFEVLLVDNGSTDGSQAYVRRAFPEVRLLALGENRGFTGACNAGMRAAQSPILILLNNDTETDPGWLAAILDAFTRHPHVGSVASKMLLFDRRDHFHTAGDFYRVDGIPGNRGVWQKDEGQYEREEAVFSACGGAAAYRRAMLDEIGLLDDDFFFSCEDVDLGWRAHLAGWAVLYVPTAIVYHKLKATGGSVTGSYYDGRNFLYLIWKNYPASLLRQNWRLVLRGQWEITRAALRHWRGAAARARLRGQVAGLLGLPKMWRKRREIQANRRITDDSLLALLTPIDDTGGAK from the coding sequence ATGCCCGCCGCCTCGATCATCATTCCCCACTGGAACGGCAAGCAGCACCTGGACGACTGCCTGGGCAGCTTGCGCCGCCAGACCCGCGCCGATTTTGAGGTGCTGCTGGTGGACAATGGTTCGACGGATGGCTCGCAGGCGTATGTGCGCCGGGCGTTTCCTGAGGTGCGGCTACTGGCGTTGGGGGAGAATCGGGGGTTTACGGGGGCGTGTAATGCCGGCATGCGCGCCGCCCAATCCCCCATCCTCATCCTCCTCAACAACGACACCGAAACTGATCCCGGCTGGCTCGCCGCCATCCTGGACGCCTTTACCCGTCACCCGCATGTGGGCAGCGTCGCCAGCAAAATGCTCCTCTTCGACCGCCGCGACCATTTCCACACCGCCGGCGACTTCTACCGCGTCGATGGCATCCCCGGCAATCGCGGCGTGTGGCAAAAAGACGAAGGGCAATACGAGCGCGAGGAAGCCGTTTTTAGCGCCTGCGGGGGGGCCGCCGCCTACCGCCGCGCCATGCTGGACGAGATCGGGCTGCTGGATGACGATTTCTTCTTCTCCTGCGAGGACGTAGACCTGGGCTGGCGCGCCCATCTGGCCGGCTGGGCGGTGCTGTATGTGCCCACGGCCATCGTCTACCACAAACTGAAGGCCACCGGCGGCAGCGTCACCGGCAGCTACTACGACGGGCGCAACTTTCTCTACCTGATCTGGAAGAATTATCCGGCCAGCCTGCTACGGCAAAACTGGCGGCTGGTGCTGCGCGGGCAGTGGGAGATCACGCGCGCGGCGCTGCGCCATTGGCGCGGCGCGGCGGCGCGGGCCAGGCTGCGGGGGCAGGTGGCGGGTCTGCTTGGCCTGCCAAAGATGTGGCGCAAGCGGCGTGAGATCCAGGCAAACCGGCGCATTACCGATGACTCCCTGCTGGCCCTGCTGACGCCTATTGACGATACCGGAGGAGCCAAGTAA
- the rfbD gene encoding dTDP-4-dehydrorhamnose reductase — MRIMITGARGQVGRALQAVLTEHECIPANRPDVEVSDRESVGAAVRVAQPDVIVHCAAYTDVDGCARDPQLAYRVNGLGTQNVALACESVGAALIYVSTNEVFAGTNPHGYAEWDTPDPINPYGQSKAAGEMYARTLARRCAIVRTAWVFAAGGRNFIHAILDRAHRTGQVRVVTDEVGNPTYAADLAAGIAQLIAARQYGIFHLVNAGACSRWAFANEILRQENLTHVRNTPILGQAFVRASTPPRFGALHNNAAAALGITLRPWQEALAAYLRTV; from the coding sequence ATGCGCATTATGATTACGGGCGCGCGCGGGCAGGTGGGACGCGCGCTGCAAGCGGTCTTGACCGAACATGAATGTATTCCCGCCAATCGGCCCGACGTGGAGGTGAGCGACCGCGAATCGGTGGGGGCGGCGGTGCGGGTGGCGCAACCTGATGTGATTGTCCACTGCGCGGCGTACACGGACGTGGACGGTTGCGCCCGCGACCCGCAACTGGCTTACCGCGTGAACGGGTTGGGGACGCAGAATGTGGCCCTGGCTTGCGAATCGGTGGGGGCGGCGCTGATTTATGTGAGTACGAATGAGGTTTTTGCCGGCACAAATCCCCACGGATACGCTGAATGGGACACGCCCGACCCCATCAACCCCTACGGACAATCCAAAGCCGCCGGCGAGATGTACGCCCGCACCCTCGCGCGCCGCTGCGCCATCGTACGCACCGCCTGGGTCTTCGCCGCCGGCGGGCGCAACTTCATCCACGCCATCCTCGACCGCGCCCACCGCACCGGGCAGGTGCGCGTGGTCACGGACGAGGTGGGCAACCCCACCTACGCCGCCGACCTGGCCGCGGGCATCGCCCAACTGATTGCGGCGCGGCAGTACGGCATCTTCCACCTGGTCAACGCGGGCGCATGTTCACGGTGGGCGTTCGCCAACGAGATTTTGCGCCAGGAAAATCTAACGCACGTGCGCAACACCCCCATTTTGGGGCAAGCGTTTGTGCGTGCGTCCACCCCACCCCGCTTTGGCGCGCTGCACAACAACGCCGCCGCCGCGCTGGGCATTACCCTGCGCCCCTGGCAAGAAGCACTCGCCGCTTATTTGCGAACAGTTTAA